GAGAGGTTTATTAGTTTAATTCGATTATTTGGAATtagtttaattcaattatttggtttttgcacacccttATACGTAACACTCTTACATGCAATTAGGAATATCAAAACGAGTTAGGTGGATAGTGCTCAACTCATTTAAATAATCGCGTCTAAATTTCAATCCTAATAAATAAGTGTCAAAATGTCAATCCTAATAAACAAGTAAGAGCATCTCCATCAATGCTCTGCaaaataaagagtatttttacaTAAATAAAGAGTATCTTATTTATAAAGAGTGGAAAATTAAATTGTGTACAACaggctttttatttttaaaaaattctgcTAATTGTTTGACTTTCTTTTTctctaattttgttattttcatcTTCCCTCTACTTCTAATTTATATTGTTCGTCTTCTTTCTATACCTCCggcaattttattttttttatatccaaTCATCTTCTTTCAATATCCATTTTTCTTTAACTGCTCCACCATACATAACACTAATGAAAAAAGAACTAAGAAATACATAAGACATGAGAAACAAATTAGAATTTTATCTCTAAagatttttttctatatatttttagcTGTGCCATTGTGTTCCTGGTAAAGATTTTATCTGTATATTTTTCCTTTGCACACAAAAAACGTTCAACGTTGTGGAAAATCTTAAATATGTTGAATCTATTCGCAGTTTCTGAAATAATTTGAGAATTTGGGTTTGAATTAATATCAATAATTCGATATACAATAGCTTGCCAATTCATGTTTTTAAGTAAAAAGATGGCTGGACAATAAAGAAAAGATAAGGAAGATGATATTTATAATCTAACAGGCACGTTCAAGATTTCCGAATGCggatatttttttctaaaattaaggAAAGAGCGGAGGAAGTGATAATTAATATAGgcaccttttttttttaaataaagcaTCTCCAACAAACTCTTTAAAAGAGtttaactctttattttagagagtttaatattaaaatagaaatcCAATAGACTCTCTataatacaaaattttaatAGAGAGTGAGTTTGACTCTCTAAATGTGGAGAGCCAAATTCACTCTCTATTTCTTATCTCATGAagataatttcaaatttaaaacacaTGAATTATCTTTTtgttgtttaaaaaatattttttgatttttttctcaccataaaatatataaaaaataaataaatataataacttaataaattaatttttattaaataaaatgttatattttagagagtccattggactaaattgaaaattctactctttatataaaatatgctcTCTAGTTATAAAAATATGCTCTTTAAAATATAGGGaaccattggagatgctctaaacTAGAGAGCCAGTGtgactctttattttttattttagttataaaGAGTGTATTGGAGTAGTTTGTATTGCAATttaactctttaaaataaaaattttgaatttataaaaagcCCATTGTGGATGCTCTAAATGCTATTAAACAATACTTGAactgtaaaaatattttagaacatatacaatttaaatttaacctCATATTTATCACTTCatactcaaattataaatttttagtattgattatatttaatatttttttgaatattttataaaattataacctttttatttttacattattaCAAATAGTACAATTTATAAATGTGTTAGAAAGATTTGGGAGTCAACACGTAATTTATTTCGAGTCATAATAGAATTAACACGTTTTCGACACGAAAACGCTTAGATTCATGCGGAACTTGCTAATTTGATAAATCAAGTTATTGTGTCATGAACCATTTTAGACACAATTAAAGACTAACAAACTTGCATCCAACCTGCACACATCAAGCTAAGTTCAAAGTGAGTGGTAGCAGAGTTCTCGTCTACACTCAGCAGTGCAGTTGTTTCCAGGTAACAGAGAAATTAATTTTCTTCCCTTCAAACAATTGTGGAAAATAATAGAACTTCCATTGAAACTAATATTACCAACTTACAAAAGCCAAAAATCTTTCTTCCAATACTCCTACTTTAATGGCCAGAGAACACAGTAGATGACGAAAGAAACATAAAACTAACCTTAGAACTGCATCCTAAAGCAGCAGTTGCTACTAGCTAGTACTACTTGTGCAAATACCAAACcacaataatacattaaaaaattacttcTTCAGGGAATCTACCTGAACCTGGAGCGCTTGGCCAAGCTGCTAGCAGGAGGTGCTCGAGACTTTCCGACAATCTTCGCTTTCCTTCTATTCCTGTCCTCATCACTATCAGACTCATCCCCTTTCTCTCTATCTGCATTGCTCGCTTCTCTCTCCAGCTCCTCCCATGTCTTACCCTTCTCTTCCTCAGAGTCTCCTTCTGAATCATCGTCCTCATCCTCATCCTCCGACTCCACCAGCGACGCACTTTCCGAGGCCTCATCTTCTGACTCGGACTCAGGTTCTGCATCTGATGGCTCATAACCCTTATCTGAATCCTCTGAGCCATCAGAATCTGAATCACTAGCTTCTAAATTCAAAAATTCCCACCCTCCATCATCTATGAAACTCTGGGGGTCATCAGTAATTGTCTTCAGAATCTGCCGCCAGTTCAAATTCAACTTGCTCTCGTAATACTTAATATCTGTAGTGTCAAGCCATTCCTTTATCCCATCCAGTGCTGTTGATGGAATAGAATCAATTCTAAGAACATCGCGCTTGAAATCCTTGAACACAATGGTCATATCAAAATTCTTTTGTCCTAAACCGACTCTCTCCAAGTTTACAATCTCAATCTCACTGAGAGTGACAACAAGGAAAGGAGTCTCAATTAGCTCAACAAGACAGCTTGAAGTTGGGACAATGAAAGATGAGGTTTTGTAAGGCACCCCATGGAAGCCGAGCTCTCTCAAAGGCTGATCAAACTCAAGGTCGAGTCCACTGAATTGGGGCTGACTCCAAAGATCATTCACCCGATTCACAAAGCTCTGAAAATCCATGTTGATCTTATTCTTCCTGTCCCTTTCTCTTTGCTCTTCCTCGATTTCATCAGGATCATATGCAGATCTCTTCCCACCTCCCAATGTCTGGACTGATTCCATGACCTCAACATAAAACTGCACATCCTTGGTCTTCTTGTTTCCCACCATAATGTGGTTGTGAAGATGGAAGTGGAGGAGAGTGATCATCTCCCTCTCTGCAGGCTGGAAAAATGCATGTTTAATGTTACCAAACATGACCTCCGCCTGCTCGTCCTTTCTACTTGTTGTAAATAAGAACCCATTCTGATGAGTTTCCAGCATACCAGGAAGCTTCCTTCCACGGCCGCCAAAAACGGGGCGGATCCAAAGGTCATGCAATTTTATAGGCTTAAACTTATTCCCAACGCGCAGAAGTTTCTCCTGAGTAACCAAGGTTGCCCTCTCAGCCCTCTCAGACTCCCTAGACACAACATGCCGCCTTAGTGACTTAATCTGCTGTACCACTTCGCTAATGTGCCTAGGGTCCTTAGAGCGAAATGAAACCTCCTTCAGATAAATGGCCCCCTGGTTCTTCAGAGAATTAGCATCATGTGGACTAAAAGGGGTACCCGGAACCAGAAATTGAATACGTATATAGCAATTTCTGTTGGTATCCTGCTGGCTGGAGACTGTCCTAATTGTAGCAACATGGAAAGGCACCATACTCCCATAAATAGGTAAAAACACAGACTCATTCTTCTGGTCAACCTGAATCATTAGATCTCTTAAAGGAGGAATGTCATTGACATTCTTGTAGGATACTAAATCAGCTGATGTCCTCACAGAAGAACGATTGTCCCCTGCCGCACCTCCCACACCAGCAAGTCGCCGAGCAATTTCTTCATTCTTTTGACGGGCAAGCTCTGCCTGGTGCTGCCTCCGCATCTCCTCCTTTGAAATATCTCCGGTATCGGATCGTAGTGTTGTCTTAGAAATCACAGTCTTCGTGCCATTAACCCCAGGTTTAGCATGAGGTTTGACTTCTTCCTCCTCTTCATTAAATGAATAAGCCACATCCTTAACAGCTTTGGAGGTCTTGCTAGTCACCACTTCCGGACTCGTTTGACCAACAATAACTGTATCCGCAAGTAACAAAGAGTAATTCTGGGTCTTTGGGTTATCATTTTGGTTCTGCAAGTTTTGAAAACCCAGGGATACATTAAACACCATATTTGCCTTTATGATACGATCATTCTTGGCATTGAGATTCAGTGCCGATTCACGAAACTCAAGCCCAATGCCTGTCCCTGCAGATTTTGTTAGGTGTGGAACTAATTCAGGAGCCTCATTCTTAACCACCGCAACAGCTGCTAGATATGCAGCACTGAGTACATTCCCAGGCTTCAATGCACCAATTGCTGCCTCTTGGGCTTTTAGAAGAACTTCATAAGACTTGCTCTGCATTTTATTGGCATCGATCAAGAAAGTTCTGGCAACATTTGAGCAGTAGTTGTTATACCGAGCACCAATAGCAACAATAATAACACTGGCAGGATCATAATAGAGCAACTCATCATTACTAGCTGCACTAGGTCTCAGATCAAAATCACCTCCACTCTGAAAAATTGGAGGATAACAAATATCACAATTCTCCGGCTTCAACTTAACCTTAGCTTTGGACGGTTCCATAATGGCCTTCTCAGCCTCATCCATCAAAGAAGAATGAGTAACTTTCTTCTCCTCATCAATAACATTCTCAAGATTAGGAACAATGACGCTAGTCATCACGCCACAGCTCAAAAAAGCAGCTTTCTTAATATTCATAACCTCCGCAGCATCCTTAGTAGCAAGCAAATCAGCAAACCCATTAGTAACATCAACAATCTGTTCAAACCCCGCAGTCTTCAACTTCTCATTCCAAGTCTCCAAAAGCGCACCTTCAGGAACCTCCTTTGCTATATACCCAAGAACAGAACTACCCACATTCAGCGCACCAAATATCTCATCCATTACAGCAACACCGTCATCATTCTTCGCTTTAGCATGCATAACAACATCAATCCCACCATCATCAGCCTCTTCCGCCGGCTTCCTAACAGCCTCAAGCAACGAAATCTTCTTCTGACTACACAAGAAATGAATCTGTTTCTTCGTAAAAACCATAATCGTGTCCGGAAACTCATAACCCAACAACCAAACATTCATCGCAGACGATTTTAAGTACCGCAAATCCTCAGAAGGAGGTGGCGTAGCTATAGCAATAGCGTCAGCTGAACCCCATAAATCATCTTTTCGTTCTTTCCAATGCgaataaaataacttcaaacgGGATTTAAACTTATCTGAATTAATTTCGTACGCAGTATTGCTGCTAGGGTTTCGAGAATCCGCCATCGTTAAGCTTTAAAGAACGCAATCTCCAATCCTTTAAAACAAATTAGGGCACAGCAAACTTATTAAAGTAAGCAAATAGTTACAAAACGGAGGCGTAATACATATTACAAagctagggttagggtttttgaAGAAACGAAACAAAAATGTAAATCAGAGTGTAAAGAAATGAAATTTGAATCagaaaaactcaaaattaagaaataattaGATAATGAGAAGGAAACCATAGAAGAAATTAGTGATTAAAGATCTAAAAGATGAAAACTTTGAAAAGGGGAAATACCTTGATTGAAGAACTGagctttttttttgatttagagAGCGAAAGAAAATGAGAGAAGAGAGGgaaaataaattacatatttatagagagaaaagaagagagggagtgatgtttttttttttggattttaat
This window of the Mercurialis annua linkage group LG5, ddMerAnnu1.2, whole genome shotgun sequence genome carries:
- the LOC126680780 gene encoding FACT complex subunit SPT16, with amino-acid sequence MADSRNPSSNTAYEINSDKFKSRLKLFYSHWKERKDDLWGSADAIAIATPPPSEDLRYLKSSAMNVWLLGYEFPDTIMVFTKKQIHFLCSQKKISLLEAVRKPAEEADDGGIDVVMHAKAKNDDGVAVMDEIFGALNVGSSVLGYIAKEVPEGALLETWNEKLKTAGFEQIVDVTNGFADLLATKDAAEVMNIKKAAFLSCGVMTSVIVPNLENVIDEEKKVTHSSLMDEAEKAIMEPSKAKVKLKPENCDICYPPIFQSGGDFDLRPSAASNDELLYYDPASVIIVAIGARYNNYCSNVARTFLIDANKMQSKSYEVLLKAQEAAIGALKPGNVLSAAYLAAVAVVKNEAPELVPHLTKSAGTGIGLEFRESALNLNAKNDRIIKANMVFNVSLGFQNLQNQNDNPKTQNYSLLLADTVIVGQTSPEVVTSKTSKAVKDVAYSFNEEEEEVKPHAKPGVNGTKTVISKTTLRSDTGDISKEEMRRQHQAELARQKNEEIARRLAGVGGAAGDNRSSVRTSADLVSYKNVNDIPPLRDLMIQVDQKNESVFLPIYGSMVPFHVATIRTVSSQQDTNRNCYIRIQFLVPGTPFSPHDANSLKNQGAIYLKEVSFRSKDPRHISEVVQQIKSLRRHVVSRESERAERATLVTQEKLLRVGNKFKPIKLHDLWIRPVFGGRGRKLPGMLETHQNGFLFTTSRKDEQAEVMFGNIKHAFFQPAEREMITLLHFHLHNHIMVGNKKTKDVQFYVEVMESVQTLGGGKRSAYDPDEIEEEQRERDRKNKINMDFQSFVNRVNDLWSQPQFSGLDLEFDQPLRELGFHGVPYKTSSFIVPTSSCLVELIETPFLVVTLSEIEIVNLERVGLGQKNFDMTIVFKDFKRDVLRIDSIPSTALDGIKEWLDTTDIKYYESKLNLNWRQILKTITDDPQSFIDDGGWEFLNLEASDSDSDGSEDSDKGYEPSDAEPESESEDEASESASLVESEDEDEDDDSEGDSEEEKGKTWEELEREASNADREKGDESDSDEDRNRRKAKIVGKSRAPPASSLAKRSRFR